The Candidatus Methylomirabilota bacterium region GTCGCGGTGCCGCCCACGTTGTGGCCGCCGCCGCGCACGGCGACAACCAGCTGCCGCTCGCGGGCGAACCGCACGGCGGCCCGGACGTCGGCGACGCCGGTGCAGCGGGCAACGAGCGCGGGGCGGCGGTCGATGGCGCCATTCCAGACGCGGCGAGCGGCCTCGTACGGCGGATCGCCCGCCCGGATCAGCTCACCGCGAAACTGTCGCGCGAGGTCCGCGAGGGCGGCATCGTCCAGGACCGGGACGTTACGATCGTCGGCGTCGAGCACGGGTAGGGTAGCCATGGCGCACCTCCTTGCCACGGCAGGATCGCCCCGGCGCCGGTCCACGGAAACACCAGAAAATGGAGTTGCGGTGACCGGCGCGGCTCACTACGCTCGGGTCACCATGAAGGGCTACGGGCAGTTCTGCCCGGTCGCCAAGGCGGCCGAGATCGTCGCCGAGCGGTGGACCCCGCTCGTGCTCCGGGAGCTGCTCTGCGGCAGCCGCCGATTCAGTGATCTCCACCGCGGGGTGCCGCTCATGTCGCCCACGCTGCTCGCCCAGCGCCTGGAACAGCTCGAAGACGCCGGGATCGTCCGGAGCGCGCCGCGGCCACACGGGCGCGGGCGTGAGTATCAGCTCACCGCGGCTGGGGAGGAGCTGCGGTCGCTGATCGACCGGTTCGGCGAGTGGGGCCAGCGGTGGGCCCGCGCCCAGATCGGCCGCGACGACCTGGACGCGGGGCTGCTCATGTGGGACATCCACCGTCGTGTCGACGTCGAGGCGCTGCCGTCGCAACGGGTCGTCGTCCGCCTCGACTTCCGCGGCGCCCCGGCCACCATGCGGTGCTCGCGAACGTGGTGGCTCCTCCTCTCCCGGTCGGAGGTCGATCTCTGTCTCAAGGACCCCGGCTTCCCGGTCGACGTCGTCGTGACCGCGGATCTACGGACGCTCACCCGGGTCTGGATGGGCGACGTCCCCATGGCCGCGGCGCTCCGTGAGGGCTCGATCCGGCTCGAGGGGCCGCCGGTCCTCGTCCGCGCCTTCCCGACCTGGCTCCGTCTGAGCAGCTTCGCCCGCATCGAGCGAGTCGCCAGCATCACCGCGGCGCGGTAGCCCCGATTCGGGCGCGGAGCCGTCTTCGCGGGCGGGCTCGACGATGACGGGAAAGTCGATGTCGTGCGCCGAGTCGAGCCTCCCACGCCGGACCACCGCCCGGGCCAGCGCCACGCCTCGACACTCGCCTCGTGCAAAGCTG contains the following coding sequences:
- a CDS encoding FAD-binding protein — its product is MATLPVLDADDRNVPVLDDAALADLARQFRGELIRAGDPPYEAARRVWNGAIDRRPALVARCTGVADVRAAVRFARERQLVVAVRGGGHNVGGTAT
- a CDS encoding helix-turn-helix domain-containing protein, coding for MTGAAHYARVTMKGYGQFCPVAKAAEIVAERWTPLVLRELLCGSRRFSDLHRGVPLMSPTLLAQRLEQLEDAGIVRSAPRPHGRGREYQLTAAGEELRSLIDRFGEWGQRWARAQIGRDDLDAGLLMWDIHRRVDVEALPSQRVVVRLDFRGAPATMRCSRTWWLLLSRSEVDLCLKDPGFPVDVVVTADLRTLTRVWMGDVPMAAALREGSIRLEGPPVLVRAFPTWLRLSSFARIERVASITAAR